The Toxorhynchites rutilus septentrionalis strain SRP chromosome 3, ASM2978413v1, whole genome shotgun sequence genome includes a region encoding these proteins:
- the LOC129778171 gene encoding uncharacterized protein LOC129778171 isoform X1 gives MTSLETSTSETEPTVILPAESTDTGQELQQNVYIKAEQEEESVPEDLKDFVVLDEAEITDSENESVDSNGETIQWDCPAHLLAPRTYSDKDFSPTTLDPRCKPDWPLAAFWPVYVGNFRLYRRHDGDYNCTHAVHKYFASKGIPAFMVFRRKDTFFEEYQKRVGFYDMLVYFCCEKDANRAVQWCHRDRYYGHHLNVCNGRTPDFFPKRKSWRFEHMIVEDKLESETSLEHYLRQYDGVKYVSKQDLDGVFVQFYRVSRHGFSDAFLDDERFLAIPIDDTVRKQRFIEQDVEDELRKKIAENEKFMRLRPKRHMLESLKHGVIPPMRRLWEQDEIENYQFTHAGEERQRFQRKRHMFDRFVDRDDMVHTKRPFIKHSASRGKWMNHHRTTAFKHRGNHAAARDKRKTIIKQENQNAKTEKDELKSEMTDSKTVVKDEK, from the exons ATGACATCTTTAGAGACAAGCACATCTGAAACCGAACCAACAGTGATCCTGCCGGCGGAATCCACGGATACTGGCCAGGAACTACAACAAAATGTTTACATCAAAGCTGAACAAGAGGAGGAATCAGTGCCGGAAGATTTAAAGGATTTCGTTGTGTTAGATGAGGCAGAAATTACGGATTCCGAGAATGAAAGTGTGGATTCCAATGGCGAGACGATACAGTGGGACTGCCCGGCGCATCTTCTCGCTCCACGAACGTATTCTGATAAAGATTTTTCGCCAACCACTCTGGATCCACGTTGCAAGCCGGACTGGCCATTAGCGGCTTTCTGGCCGGTATATGTTGGCAACTTTCGACTCTACCGGCGACATGATGGAGATTACAATTGTACGCATGCAGTTCATAAGTACTTTGCTTCGAAGGGCATTCCGGCTTTCATGGTGTTCCGGCGGAAGGACACTTTCTTCGAAGAGTACCAGAAACGTGTCGGTTTTTACGATATGTTGGTGTACTTCTGTTGCGAAAAAGATGCCAATCGGGCTGTGCAGTGGTGTCATCGGGATCGGTACTATGGCCACCACTTGAATGTGTGCAACGGACGCACACCGGATTTCTTTCCGAAGCGTAAATCGTGGCGTTTCGAACATATGATAGTGGAGGATAAGCTGGAAAGCGAAACAAGTCTTGAGCACTATCTACGGCAATACGATGGcgtaaaatatgtttccaaacAGGATTTGGATGGTGTTTTCGTTCAGTTTTATCGAGTATCTCGACATGGGTTTTCAGATGCTTTTCTAGACGATGAACGTTTTCTCGCGATTCCTATTGATGACACCGTTAGAAAGCAACGTTTCATCGAACAAGATGTCGAGGATGAATTACGGAAAAAGATAGCAGAGAATGAAAAATTCATGCGTTTGCGGCCGAAACGCCACATGTTAGAATCTTTGAAGCATGGAGTTATCCCGCCTATGAGGCGGCTTTGGGAACAGGATGAAATAGAGAACTATCAGTTCACGCATGCAGGGGAAGAGCGACAGCGTTTCCAAAGAAAGCGGCATATGTTTGATCGCTTCGTAGATAGGGATGATATGGTACATACGAAG AGACCGTTTATAAAACATTCGGCTAGCAGAGGGAAATGGATGAATCATCATAGAACCACAGCTTTCAAACATCGAGGGAATCACGCAGCAGCTCGCGACAAACGTAAAACAATCATAAAGCAAGAGAATCAAAATGCCAAAACAGAGAAAGACGAACTAAAGAGTGAAATGACAGATTCGAAGACTGTGGTTAAAGACGAGAAGTAA
- the LOC129778171 gene encoding uncharacterized protein LOC129778171 isoform X2: MTSLETSTSETEPTVILPAESTDTGQELQQNVYIKAEQEEESVPEDLKDFVVLDEAEITDSENESVDSNGETIQWDCPAHLLAPRTYSDKDFSPTTLDPRCKPDWPLAAFWPVYVGNFRLYRRHDGDYNCTHAVHKYFASKGIPAFMVFRRKDTFFEEYQKRVGFYDMLVYFCCEKDANRAVQWCHRDRYYGHHLNVCNGRTPDFFPKRKSWRFEHMIVEDKLESETSLEHYLRQYDGVKYVSKQDLDGVFVQFYRVSRHGFSDAFLDDERFLAIPIDDTVRKQRFIEQDVEDELRKKIAENEKFMRLRPKRHMLESLKHGVIPPMRRLWEQDEIENYQFTHAGEERQRFQRKRHMFDRFVDRDDMRPFIKHSASRGKWMNHHRTTAFKHRGNHAAARDKRKTIIKQENQNAKTEKDELKSEMTDSKTVVKDEK, encoded by the exons ATGACATCTTTAGAGACAAGCACATCTGAAACCGAACCAACAGTGATCCTGCCGGCGGAATCCACGGATACTGGCCAGGAACTACAACAAAATGTTTACATCAAAGCTGAACAAGAGGAGGAATCAGTGCCGGAAGATTTAAAGGATTTCGTTGTGTTAGATGAGGCAGAAATTACGGATTCCGAGAATGAAAGTGTGGATTCCAATGGCGAGACGATACAGTGGGACTGCCCGGCGCATCTTCTCGCTCCACGAACGTATTCTGATAAAGATTTTTCGCCAACCACTCTGGATCCACGTTGCAAGCCGGACTGGCCATTAGCGGCTTTCTGGCCGGTATATGTTGGCAACTTTCGACTCTACCGGCGACATGATGGAGATTACAATTGTACGCATGCAGTTCATAAGTACTTTGCTTCGAAGGGCATTCCGGCTTTCATGGTGTTCCGGCGGAAGGACACTTTCTTCGAAGAGTACCAGAAACGTGTCGGTTTTTACGATATGTTGGTGTACTTCTGTTGCGAAAAAGATGCCAATCGGGCTGTGCAGTGGTGTCATCGGGATCGGTACTATGGCCACCACTTGAATGTGTGCAACGGACGCACACCGGATTTCTTTCCGAAGCGTAAATCGTGGCGTTTCGAACATATGATAGTGGAGGATAAGCTGGAAAGCGAAACAAGTCTTGAGCACTATCTACGGCAATACGATGGcgtaaaatatgtttccaaacAGGATTTGGATGGTGTTTTCGTTCAGTTTTATCGAGTATCTCGACATGGGTTTTCAGATGCTTTTCTAGACGATGAACGTTTTCTCGCGATTCCTATTGATGACACCGTTAGAAAGCAACGTTTCATCGAACAAGATGTCGAGGATGAATTACGGAAAAAGATAGCAGAGAATGAAAAATTCATGCGTTTGCGGCCGAAACGCCACATGTTAGAATCTTTGAAGCATGGAGTTATCCCGCCTATGAGGCGGCTTTGGGAACAGGATGAAATAGAGAACTATCAGTTCACGCATGCAGGGGAAGAGCGACAGCGTTTCCAAAGAAAGCGGCATATGTTTGATCGCTTCGTAGATAGGGATGATATG AGACCGTTTATAAAACATTCGGCTAGCAGAGGGAAATGGATGAATCATCATAGAACCACAGCTTTCAAACATCGAGGGAATCACGCAGCAGCTCGCGACAAACGTAAAACAATCATAAAGCAAGAGAATCAAAATGCCAAAACAGAGAAAGACGAACTAAAGAGTGAAATGACAGATTCGAAGACTGTGGTTAAAGACGAGAAGTAA